In Eleutherodactylus coqui strain aEleCoq1 chromosome 11, aEleCoq1.hap1, whole genome shotgun sequence, a single window of DNA contains:
- the SART1 gene encoding U4/U6.U5 tri-snRNP-associated protein 1: MGSSKKHKEKDRDRDGSYATGASEDRHREHKKHKHKERERERRKRSREREKTRDRDGRSRPSKDTDSRKIKKEKVDPDYEQSTAPKSSGGDSSLSIEETNKLRAKLGLKPLEFNTAKNETGTKEDPVAATIINPLILKQQQELREKLAAAKVKRMLNQKLGKVKSLGEDELWLDDTAAWIERSRKLQAEKDKAEKRAKLLAEMDEEFGVSNLVEEEFGQKKTYSSQDLKGLTVEHNLESFVEGQTVILTLKDKGVLEEDDSDVLVNVNMIDKEKAAKNVELKKKKPDYKPYEEEESVDDMVVFRHKSVLSKYDEEIEGEKKKSFRLESGGSADGSWEKELQNIRQTLHNQAQSLDIPTLKLASEYYTPEEMVSFNKTKRRVKKIRKKEKSTLADELLFMKADTRTSDFGSRSRGRGRKRLGSDDGQDVELKAAMPQSDDVRVESMDISDEEDGTNSPVVAEEDDLEMELQKQLEKSRRLKQIQQQKDSSEKIAAMVKKLNSQKSQDEDEDDDKKGSIVFNATSEFCRTLGEIPTYGLAGNREDQEDLMDFEKDKEESDNEHGDSEGEENIGWSMVNLDEEKNQQDYSASSTTILDEEPIVNRGLAAALHLCQNKGLLETVVQKVARVKAPNKSLPSAVYCIEDKMAIDDKYSRREEYRGFTQDFKEKEGYRPDVKIEYVDETGRKLCPKEAFRQLSHRFHGKGSGKMKTEKRMKKLDEEALLKKMSSSDTPLGTVALLQEKQKAQKTPYIVLSGSGKSMTANTLIK; the protein is encoded by the exons ATGGGTTCCTCTAAGAAACATAAGGAGAAGGACCGAGATCGTGATGGCTCATATGCAACTGGTGCAAGTGAAGATCGTCACAGAGAGCATAAGAAGCACAAACATAAGGAAAGGGAGCGAGAAAGACGCAAAAGGTCCAGAGAAAGGGAGAAAACGCGGGACAGGGATGGAAGGTCCAGGCCAAGTAAGGATACGGACTCCCGCAAGATCAAAAAGGAGAAAGTGGATCCTGATTATGAGCAAA GTACTGCTCCAAAGTCTTCAGGTGGGGATTCATCATTAAGCATTGAGGAAACCAA CAAACTTCGTGCtaagctgggattaaagcctctggaGTTCAATACAGCTAAAAATG AGACTGGCACTAAAGAAGACCCAGTTGCAGCTACAATCATTAACCCACTAATTTTGAAGCAACAGCAGGAGCTCAGAGAAAAACTTGCAGCTGCTAAAGTGAAGAGAATGCTAAATCAGAAGTTGGG CAAAGTAAAATCCCTAGGGGAGGATGAACTATGGTTAGACGATACAGCTGCTTGGATTGAACGAAGTCGGAAGCTGCAAGCGGAGAAGGACAAAGCTGAAAAAAGG gcAAAGCTTTTGGCAGAAATGGATGAAGAATTTGGGGTGTCCAATCTTGTAGAGGaggaatttgggcaaaaaaag ACGTATTCATCTCAAGATTTAAAGGGCCTGACTGTAGAACACAATCTGGAATCCTTTGTTGAAGGACAGACTGTAATACTGACTCTTAAAGACAAAG GTGTTCTTGAGGAAGATGATTCAGATGTCCTGGTCAATGTAAATATGATAGATAAAGAAAAAGCAGCCAAAAATGTAGAGCTTAAGAAGAAAAAGCCTGATTACAAACCATATGAAGAAGAGGAGTCTGTCGATGACATGGTTGTG TTTAGACACAAGTCTGTACTTTCGAAGTACGATGAGGAGATAGAAGGGGAAAAGAAGAAATCATTCCGCCTGGAAAGTGGTGGTTCagcagatggatcctgggaaaaAGAGCTGCAGAATATTCGTCAAACCCTGCATAACCAGGCACAATCACTAGACATTCCCACGCTGAAACTTGCCTCTGAGTACTATACACCAGAAGAAATG GTCTCCTTCAATAAAACAAAGAGGCGGGTGAAAAAGATCCGTAAGAAAGAGAAATCCACTCTGGCCGATGAGCTGTTATTTATGAAGGCAGATACCCGCACGAGTGACTTTGGTTCAAG ATCTCGGGGACGAGGCCGTAAGCGTCTTGGTTCAGATGATGGACAGGATGTAGAGTTAAAAGCCGCCATGCCTCAGTCAGATGACGTTCGTGTGGAGAGTATGGACATTAGTGATGAAG AAGATGGTACAAATTCTCCAGTTGTCGCAGAGGAAGATGACTTGGAGATGGAATTACAAAAACAGCTTGAAAAAAGTAGACGACTGAAACAAATTCAGCAGCAGAAAGACAGTAGTGAAAAG ATTGCTGCAATGGTCAAAAAGCTTAACTCTCAAAAAAGCCAAGATGAAGATGAGGATGATGATAAGAAAGGGTCCATTGTATTTAATGCAACCTCAGAATTCTGCCGAACTCTTGGAGAGATACCAACCTATGGTTTAGCAGGGAACAGAGAAGATCAAGAGGATTTAATG GATTTTGAGAAGGATAAAGAAGAGTCTGACAATGAACATGGGGATTCTGAAGGCGAAGAAAACATTGGTTGGAGTATGGTGAATCTTGATGAGGAGAAAAACCAACAAGAT TATTCTGCATCTTCAACCACCATTTTGGATGAAGAGCCTATTGTGAACAGGGGCTTAGCTGCTGCTTTACATCTCTGTCAGAACAAAG GCTTACTGGAAACAGTAGTACAAAAGGTTGCACGTGTTAAAGCTCCCAATAAGTCCCTTCCATCGGCTGTTTACTGCATAGAGGACAAAAT GGCAATAGATGACAAGTACAGCAGGCGAGAAGAGTACAGAGGGTTCACACAGGACTTTAAGGAAAAGGAAGGCTACAGACCAGATGTCAAAATTGAATATGTGGATGAAACTGGGAGGAAACTTTGTCCCAAAGAG GCTTttagacaactgtctcatcggTTCCATGGTAAAGGTTCGggtaaaatgaaaacagaaaaacgCATGAAGAAACTGGATGAGGAAGCT CTCTTAAAGAAGATGAGTTCTAGCGACACTCCTCTTGGTACAGTAGCCCTTCTGCAGGAAAAGCAGAAAGCACAGAAGACCCCCTACATTGTACTCAGTGGGAGTGGGAAGAGTATGACAGC